A region of Clostridium acetobutylicum ATCC 824 DNA encodes the following proteins:
- the rpsM gene encoding 30S ribosomal protein S13 — MARIAGIDLPKEKRVEIGLTYIYGIGLTSSRKIIKATSVNPETRVKDLTEEEVNALRDYINKNFKIEGDLRREVALNIKRLVEIGCYRGIRHRRGLPVRGQKTKTNARTRKGPKKAVASKKKK; from the coding sequence ATGGCGAGAATAGCCGGTATTGACCTACCAAAAGAAAAAAGAGTTGAAATAGGTCTAACTTATATATATGGTATAGGACTAACAAGTTCAAGAAAAATTATAAAAGCTACAAGTGTTAATCCTGAAACTAGAGTTAAGGATTTAACTGAAGAAGAAGTTAATGCATTAAGAGATTACATTAACAAGAACTTCAAAATCGAAGGTGATTTAAGAAGAGAAGTAGCTTTAAATATAAAGAGATTAGTTGAAATTGGATGCTACAGAGGAATCAGACATAGAAGAGGACTTCCAGTTAGAGGACAAAAAACTAAAACAAATGCAAGAACAAGAAAAGGTCCAAAGAAGGCAGTTGCTTCTAAGAAGAAAAAATAG
- a CDS encoding energy-coupling factor transporter ATPase — MPIKIENLTYTYMPGTPFEKKALDNVNITIEDGEFAVFIGHTGSGKSTLIQQINGLLKPTSGSIFIDDVDITDKSVKLNDIRKKVGLVFQYPEYQLFEETIEKDIAFGPRNMGLSEEEVSTRVKKAMKMVGLEYNDFKDKSPFELSGGQKRRVAIAGVVAMEPKVLILDEPTAGLDPKGRDDILYEIKKLQKEYKMTIILVSHSMEDVAKVADKIFVMYDSRCILSGNLDEVFNEIDTLEKVGLAVPKVTYLVRKLREKGFDISKDIFTIEAAKKEILRVLESAKR, encoded by the coding sequence ATGCCGATTAAAATAGAAAATTTAACATATACTTATATGCCTGGGACACCTTTTGAAAAGAAAGCACTTGATAATGTAAATATTACAATTGAGGATGGTGAATTTGCAGTATTTATAGGTCATACAGGCTCTGGAAAATCAACTTTGATTCAACAGATTAATGGACTTTTAAAACCCACTTCTGGAAGTATTTTTATTGATGATGTGGATATAACGGATAAATCAGTTAAACTTAATGATATAAGAAAAAAGGTTGGACTTGTATTTCAATATCCTGAATATCAGCTCTTTGAGGAGACAATAGAAAAAGATATAGCGTTTGGTCCTAGAAATATGGGATTAAGTGAAGAAGAGGTTTCTACAAGAGTAAAAAAGGCGATGAAAATGGTTGGACTCGAGTATAATGACTTTAAAGATAAATCACCCTTTGAATTAAGTGGTGGTCAGAAAAGAAGAGTTGCTATTGCTGGAGTAGTTGCCATGGAGCCTAAGGTTTTAATACTGGATGAACCGACAGCTGGTCTTGATCCAAAGGGGAGAGATGATATTCTCTATGAAATAAAAAAGCTTCAGAAAGAATATAAGATGACCATAATTCTTGTATCCCATAGCATGGAAGATGTTGCAAAAGTAGCTGATAAGATTTTTGTCATGTATGATTCAAGATGTATATTAAGTGGAAATTTGGATGAGGTTTTCAATGAAATAGATACACTTGAAAAAGTAGGTCTTGCTGTTCCTAAGGTTACTTACCTTGTCAGGAAGCTTAGAGAAAAAGGCTTCGATATATCTAAGGATATATTTACGATTGAAGCAGCAAAAAAGGAAATTCTTAGAGTATTGGAGAGTGCTAAGAGATGA
- a CDS encoding DNA-directed RNA polymerase subunit alpha, translated as MLEIEKPKIECVESTEDGSYGRFVVEPLERGYGITLGNSLRRILLSSLPGVAANSVRIEGVLHEFSTVKGVKEDVTELILNIKALCLKMEGEDSKVIYIDAHGPGEVTGADIRTDGSVEVINKDLHIATLDEDGKLYMEIEVNRGRGYVTQNKNKRDDMPIGTIAVDSIYSPIKRVNFTVENTRVAQITDYDKLTIEVWGNGTIRPEEAISLAAKILIEHFKLFMTLTDHADDVEIMVEKEEDKKEKVLEMTIEELDLSVRSYNCLKRAGINTVQELTQRSMEDMMKVRNLGRKSLEEVEQKLKALGLSLKLNDE; from the coding sequence ATGTTGGAAATAGAAAAACCTAAAATAGAATGTGTTGAGTCTACAGAAGATGGTTCTTATGGCAGGTTTGTTGTAGAACCTCTTGAAAGAGGATATGGAATTACCCTGGGCAATTCATTAAGAAGAATACTTCTTTCATCTTTACCAGGAGTTGCCGCTAATTCAGTGAGAATTGAGGGAGTACTTCATGAGTTTTCAACTGTTAAAGGAGTAAAAGAAGACGTTACAGAATTGATACTTAACATTAAAGCTTTATGCCTCAAAATGGAAGGTGAAGATTCTAAAGTAATATATATAGATGCACATGGACCTGGAGAGGTTACAGGCGCTGATATAAGAACTGATGGATCTGTAGAAGTTATCAATAAGGATTTACATATAGCAACTCTCGATGAAGATGGAAAGCTATATATGGAAATTGAAGTTAACAGAGGCAGAGGTTATGTTACTCAGAATAAGAATAAAAGAGATGACATGCCTATAGGAACAATAGCAGTTGATTCAATATATTCTCCAATCAAAAGAGTGAATTTCACTGTTGAAAATACAAGAGTTGCTCAAATAACTGATTACGACAAACTCACCATAGAAGTATGGGGAAATGGTACTATAAGACCAGAAGAAGCAATTAGTTTGGCAGCAAAGATACTTATAGAGCATTTTAAATTATTTATGACTCTTACAGATCATGCAGATGATGTGGAGATAATGGTAGAAAAAGAAGAAGATAAGAAGGAAAAGGTTCTTGAGATGACTATCGAAGAACTTGATCTTTCAGTTAGAAGTTATAATTGCTTAAAGAGAGCAGGAATAAACACTGTTCAAGAATTAACTCAAAGATCCATGGAAGATATGATGAAAGTTAGAAACCTTGGAAGAAAATCTTTAGAAGAAGTTGAACAGAAACTTAAAGCTTTAGGATTATCATTAAAGTTAAATGATGAATAG
- a CDS encoding DUF47 domain-containing protein: MFSLSPKDDKFFDLFIENSNTIYETSLLFRDYVNNPEDSENKLKVIKDMEHKGDHQQHNIINELNKTFVTPFDREDIYSVATLMDDIIDLMEASSSRFVMFDVHNTTEEAKFLAELVVKAAEEIITLMTEFKNMKKSKKLQECIVNLNKIEEEGDLNFRRAVRILFTEYTDPKDFLHVIKWREIYQYMERTLDACETLANVIEGVAMKNA, encoded by the coding sequence ATGTTTAGTTTATCCCCAAAAGATGATAAATTTTTTGACCTTTTTATTGAAAACTCAAATACTATCTATGAAACTTCTTTATTATTTAGAGATTATGTAAATAATCCAGAAGATAGCGAGAACAAATTGAAAGTTATAAAAGATATGGAACACAAAGGCGATCATCAGCAGCATAATATTATAAACGAATTAAATAAAACTTTTGTAACCCCATTTGACAGAGAAGATATTTACAGTGTCGCTACACTTATGGATGATATTATTGACCTTATGGAAGCAAGTAGCAGTAGATTTGTAATGTTTGATGTTCATAACACTACAGAAGAAGCTAAATTTCTTGCAGAATTAGTTGTTAAAGCAGCTGAAGAAATTATAACCTTAATGACTGAATTTAAGAACATGAAAAAAAGTAAAAAATTGCAGGAATGTATAGTAAATTTAAATAAAATAGAAGAAGAAGGGGACTTGAATTTCAGAAGAGCAGTAAGAATCTTATTCACAGAATACACTGATCCGAAAGATTTTCTTCATGTAATAAAGTGGAGAGAGATATATCAATATATGGAAAGAACTTTAGATGCATGCGAAACATTAGCTAATGTTATAGAAGGAGTTGCTATGAAGAATGCTTAA
- a CDS encoding energy-coupling factor transporter ATPase, which translates to MYNKMVECKNVVYQYKNEDESKNTTAVNDVTLEVNEGEFLVILGRNGSGKSTLAKHLNALLVPTDGKVIVEGLDTSNEEDVWTIRSKTGMVFQNPDNQIVATIVEEDVAFGPENLGVKPSEIRERVDNALKSVGMYEYRKHEPHLLSGGQKQRVAIAGVLAMHPKCIVFDESTAMLDPKGREEVVNTIMDLNKNSHITIILITHYMEEAINADRIVVMDKGKVIKSGVPREVFKDVKTMKEIGLDVPQMTELAYELKKEGINVKDDILTIDEMVNELCRLK; encoded by the coding sequence ATGTATAATAAAATGGTGGAATGTAAAAATGTAGTATATCAGTACAAAAATGAAGACGAATCTAAGAATACCACTGCAGTTAATGATGTTACCTTAGAGGTAAATGAAGGAGAATTTTTAGTTATATTAGGAAGAAATGGTTCTGGTAAGTCAACACTTGCTAAACATTTAAATGCCCTTTTGGTGCCTACTGATGGAAAGGTAATAGTTGAAGGGCTTGATACTTCAAATGAAGAAGATGTATGGACCATAAGAAGTAAGACAGGTATGGTATTTCAAAATCCGGACAACCAAATAGTAGCTACAATTGTTGAAGAGGATGTTGCATTTGGACCTGAAAATTTAGGTGTTAAACCATCAGAGATAAGGGAAAGAGTAGATAATGCTCTTAAGAGTGTTGGAATGTATGAGTACAGAAAGCATGAACCTCATTTATTATCTGGTGGTCAAAAGCAAAGGGTAGCTATTGCTGGTGTTTTAGCTATGCATCCTAAATGTATTGTATTTGATGAGTCCACTGCTATGCTTGACCCAAAAGGAAGAGAAGAAGTTGTAAATACTATAATGGATTTAAATAAAAATTCTCATATAACTATAATTTTAATAACACATTATATGGAAGAAGCGATTAATGCAGATAGAATAGTAGTAATGGATAAAGGAAAAGTTATAAAAAGTGGAGTTCCAAGAGAAGTTTTCAAAGATGTAAAGACAATGAAGGAAATAGGACTTGATGTACCTCAAATGACAGAACTTGCATATGAACTAAAAAAAGAAGGTATTAATGTTAAAGATGATATACTTACAATAGATGAGATGGTGAATGAATTATGCCGATTAAAATAG
- the rpsI gene encoding 30S ribosomal protein S9, protein MAKVQYMGTGRRKEAVARVRLVPGEGKVVINKRSAEDYFGLETLRFIVNQPLNLTGTKGKFDVLVNVHGGGFTGQAGAIRHGISRALLKADETLKGELKKAGFLTRDPRMKERKKYGLKKARRAPQFSKR, encoded by the coding sequence ATGGCAAAAGTACAATATATGGGAACAGGAAGAAGAAAAGAAGCAGTAGCTAGAGTTAGACTTGTACCTGGTGAAGGTAAAGTTGTAATAAATAAGAGAAGTGCAGAAGATTATTTTGGACTTGAAACTTTAAGATTTATAGTTAATCAACCTTTAAATCTTACAGGAACTAAAGGAAAATTCGATGTTTTAGTTAATGTACATGGTGGTGGATTCACAGGCCAGGCAGGAGCTATAAGACACGGAATTTCAAGAGCTTTATTAAAGGCTGATGAAACTTTAAAAGGTGAACTTAAAAAAGCAGGATTCTTAACAAGAGATCCAAGAATGAAGGAAAGAAAGAAATACGGTCTTAAAAAGGCAAGAAGAGCACCACAATTCTCAAAGAGATAG
- the rpsK gene encoding 30S ribosomal protein S11, producing MAVQKNKKTRRRKEKKNIEHGCAHIKSTFNNSIVTITDVNGNALSWSSAGGLGFKGSRKSTPFAAQMAAETAAKTAMEHGLKSVDVFVKGPGSGREAAIRSLQAAGLEVTLIKDVTPIPHNGCRPPKRRRV from the coding sequence ATGGCTGTACAGAAAAATAAGAAAACTAGAAGAAGAAAAGAGAAAAAAAATATAGAGCACGGTTGTGCACATATTAAATCAACTTTTAACAATTCTATAGTTACTATAACTGATGTTAATGGAAATGCTTTATCATGGTCAAGTGCAGGTGGATTAGGATTTAAAGGATCAAGAAAAAGCACTCCTTTTGCTGCTCAAATGGCTGCTGAAACAGCTGCTAAAACAGCAATGGAACACGGACTTAAGAGTGTTGATGTGTTTGTAAAAGGACCAGGATCAGGAAGAGAAGCTGCAATAAGATCATTACAGGCTGCAGGATTAGAGGTTACATTAATAAAAGATGTTACTCCAATACCACACAATGGCTGCAGACCACCAAAAAGAAGAAGAGTTTAA
- the infA gene encoding translation initiation factor IF-1 has protein sequence MSKEDVIEMQGTVLESLPNAMFEVELESGQKILAHISGKLRMNFIRILPGDKVTVELSPYDLTRGRITWRAK, from the coding sequence ATGTCAAAAGAAGATGTAATTGAGATGCAGGGTACGGTTTTAGAATCGTTACCTAATGCAATGTTTGAAGTTGAACTTGAAAGTGGTCAAAAGATCTTGGCTCATATTTCAGGTAAACTTAGAATGAACTTTATAAGAATATTGCCCGGAGATAAAGTAACAGTTGAGCTTTCACCATATGATTTAACTCGTGGAAGAATCACCTGGAGGGCAAAGTAA
- the rplM gene encoding 50S ribosomal protein L13 encodes MKSYLAKPQEIERKWYVIDVAGKPLGRAASQIASILRGKNKPIYTPNVDTGDYVIVLNAEKVLLTGKKADQKMFRHHTLYPGGLKEMSYKDAIAKKADFVFYEAVRRMLPSGVLGRKMIKKLKVYKGEEHNNEAQKPEVLELKY; translated from the coding sequence ATGAAATCGTACTTAGCGAAACCACAGGAAATCGAAAGAAAATGGTATGTTATTGATGTTGCAGGTAAGCCACTTGGAAGAGCTGCAAGTCAAATAGCTTCAATTTTAAGAGGAAAAAATAAGCCAATATACACTCCAAATGTTGATACTGGAGATTACGTAATAGTTTTAAATGCAGAAAAAGTTCTTTTAACAGGAAAAAAAGCAGATCAAAAAATGTTTAGACACCATACTTTATATCCAGGTGGATTAAAGGAAATGTCATATAAAGATGCAATTGCTAAGAAAGCTGACTTCGTATTCTATGAAGCAGTTAGAAGAATGCTTCCAAGCGGTGTATTAGGAAGAAAAATGATTAAGAAATTAAAAGTATATAAAGGCGAAGAGCATAATAATGAAGCTCAAAAACCTGAAGTTTTAGAGTTGAAATATTAA
- the thiD gene encoding bifunctional hydroxymethylpyrimidine kinase/phosphomethylpyrimidine kinase, protein MKKILTIAGSDCSGGAGIQADIKTITAHKMYAMSAITALTAQNTTGVYGIMEATPEFVEKQLECIFTDICPDAVKIGMVSSGEIINVIVKKLREYKAENIVIDPVMVATSGSKLLSDQAMEKLITCLLPLGTLITPNIPEAEVLCGFKIKSEQDMVRAAKKISEKINVGILIKGGHLVDNATDLFYKNGYIEWFKLEKIDNPNTHGTGCTLSSAIACNLAQGISISESIKNAKEYLTGALRAGLDLGKGSGPLEHTYKLKNW, encoded by the coding sequence ATTAAAAAGATATTAACTATTGCGGGTTCAGACTGTAGTGGTGGAGCAGGTATTCAAGCTGACATCAAGACCATTACAGCACATAAAATGTATGCAATGAGTGCCATTACAGCATTAACTGCACAAAATACAACAGGAGTTTATGGAATCATGGAAGCGACTCCAGAATTTGTTGAAAAACAGCTTGAGTGCATATTTACTGATATTTGTCCAGATGCAGTAAAGATAGGGATGGTATCTAGTGGTGAAATCATTAATGTTATAGTAAAAAAGCTTAGGGAATATAAAGCAGAAAATATAGTAATTGATCCTGTTATGGTAGCTACTAGTGGAAGCAAACTATTATCTGATCAAGCTATGGAAAAACTTATAACATGTCTTTTGCCGCTTGGAACTTTAATAACTCCAAATATACCTGAAGCTGAAGTGCTCTGCGGCTTTAAAATTAAAAGTGAACAGGATATGGTAAGAGCAGCAAAGAAAATTTCTGAAAAAATTAATGTAGGAATTTTAATTAAAGGTGGGCACTTAGTGGATAATGCAACTGATTTATTTTATAAAAATGGATATATTGAGTGGTTTAAATTAGAGAAAATAGATAATCCTAATACACATGGAACAGGGTGTACTCTATCGTCGGCTATTGCTTGTAATTTAGCACAGGGCATAAGTATTAGCGAAAGTATTAAAAATGCAAAAGAATATTTGACAGGGGCACTTAGAGCAGGACTTGATTTAGGAAAGGGTTCAGGTCCTCTTGAACATACCTATAAACTAAAAAATTGGTGA
- the rpsD gene encoding 30S ribosomal protein S4, protein MARYTGAVCRLCRREGLKLFLKGDRCYTDKCAFTRRGYAPGVHGQSRKKISNYGLQLREKQKAKRIYGVLEKQFRIYYKRAERIKGISGENLLKLLELRLDNVAYKLGYGSSRKEARQLVTHGHFLVNGKKVDIPSYTLKVNEVVSVSEKSRGTEKFKTFAENPKTLPAWIEANYDNFEAKIVAEPNREDIDTPIKETLIVELYSK, encoded by the coding sequence ATGGCTAGATATACTGGAGCTGTATGCAGATTATGCAGAAGAGAAGGTTTGAAATTATTCCTTAAGGGTGATAGATGCTATACAGATAAATGTGCATTTACAAGAAGAGGTTATGCACCAGGAGTACATGGACAGAGCAGAAAGAAAATTTCAAACTACGGATTACAATTAAGAGAAAAACAAAAAGCAAAAAGAATATATGGAGTTCTTGAAAAACAATTTAGAATATACTATAAAAGAGCTGAAAGAATTAAAGGAATATCAGGTGAAAACCTACTTAAGCTTTTGGAATTAAGACTTGATAACGTGGCTTACAAATTAGGCTATGGTAGCTCAAGAAAAGAAGCAAGACAATTAGTTACTCACGGACATTTCCTTGTAAATGGAAAGAAAGTAGATATACCTTCATATACATTAAAAGTTAATGAAGTAGTATCTGTTAGTGAGAAGAGTAGAGGAACTGAAAAATTCAAGACTTTTGCAGAAAATCCAAAGACTTTACCAGCATGGATTGAAGCAAACTATGATAATTTTGAAGCGAAAATAGTTGCAGAGCCAAATAGAGAGGATATAGATACTCCAATTAAAGAGACATTGATCGTTGAGTTATATAGTAAGTAA
- the rplQ gene encoding 50S ribosomal protein L17 encodes MASGYRKLGRPTDQRRAMLRNLVTSFLKHGKIETTVTRAKETRSLAEKMITLAKRGDLHARRQVLSFVTEETVVKKLFDEVAPKYSERNGGYTRIYKMGPRRGDGAEIVILELV; translated from the coding sequence ATGGCATCAGGTTATCGTAAATTAGGTCGTCCTACTGACCAAAGAAGAGCAATGCTTAGAAATCTAGTTACTAGTTTTTTAAAGCATGGTAAAATAGAGACTACTGTAACAAGAGCAAAAGAAACTAGAAGTTTAGCAGAAAAAATGATCACTCTTGCAAAGAGAGGAGATTTACATGCTAGAAGACAAGTTCTTAGCTTTGTAACAGAAGAAACAGTTGTTAAAAAATTATTTGATGAAGTTGCTCCAAAGTACAGCGAGAGAAACGGTGGATACACTAGAATCTACAAAATGGGACCAAGAAGAGGCGACGGAGCAGAAATTGTTATACTAGAATTAGTGTAG
- the rpmJ gene encoding 50S ribosomal protein L36, which translates to MKVRPSVKPICEKCKVIKRKGKVMVICENPKHKQKQG; encoded by the coding sequence ATGAAAGTAAGACCATCAGTTAAACCAATTTGCGAAAAATGCAAGGTCATAAAAAGAAAAGGCAAAGTAATGGTTATATGCGAAAATCCTAAGCATAAGCAAAAACAGGGTTAA
- the thiM gene encoding hydroxyethylthiazole kinase codes for MLKERLENVRGTNPLIHNITNYVTVNDCANILLACGASPIMADDIGEVEEITSICRGLNINIGTLNENTIESMLKAGKMANKLKHPVILDPVGVGASKLRRQTALKLLEEVKFTVIRGNISEIKVLALGQGITKGVDADVNDKVKDDTLDNVINFAKGFSKKTGAVIAITGAIDIIANESKAYVVRNGNPNMSKITGTGCMLSAMTAAYISANVDSPLEATLASVCAMGICGELAYNRLSKRDGNSSYRNYIIDEVFNLDGDKLDDAARYESY; via the coding sequence ATGCTTAAGGAAAGACTTGAAAATGTGAGAGGGACAAATCCTTTGATACATAATATAACAAATTATGTTACTGTTAATGATTGTGCAAATATTCTTCTTGCCTGCGGGGCTTCACCGATTATGGCAGATGATATTGGGGAGGTAGAGGAGATTACATCCATTTGCAGAGGGCTTAATATTAATATAGGTACTCTTAATGAAAATACTATTGAGTCAATGCTTAAAGCTGGAAAAATGGCGAATAAGTTAAAGCATCCAGTTATTTTAGATCCTGTGGGAGTGGGTGCTTCAAAACTTAGACGTCAAACTGCTTTAAAATTGCTTGAGGAGGTTAAATTCACTGTTATTCGTGGAAATATCTCTGAGATAAAGGTACTTGCCTTGGGTCAAGGTATAACTAAAGGTGTAGATGCTGATGTCAATGATAAAGTAAAAGATGATACATTAGATAATGTAATTAATTTTGCTAAAGGATTTTCTAAAAAAACGGGTGCTGTGATTGCAATTACAGGAGCCATTGATATTATAGCTAATGAAAGCAAGGCGTATGTTGTAAGGAATGGTAATCCTAATATGAGTAAAATTACTGGTACAGGTTGCATGTTAAGCGCAATGACAGCAGCATATATAAGTGCGAATGTTGATAGTCCATTAGAAGCAACCTTAGCTTCGGTTTGTGCTATGGGGATTTGTGGAGAGCTTGCATATAACAGACTGTCTAAAAGGGATGGCAATTCTTCTTACAGAAATTATATTATCGATGAAGTTTTTAATTTAGATGGTGATAAATTAGATGATGCTGCAAGGTATGAAAGCTATTAA
- the truA gene encoding tRNA pseudouridine(38-40) synthase TruA encodes MKNVKLTLEYDGTNYCGWQKQKNVVTVQEEVEKIIGEITGEKIDVIGCSRTDSGVHAKAYTCNFKTNTVIPPEKFYLVLNSVLPDDIVALNSEEVPMDFHSRFDNKGKTYSYTILNRLQRAAIDRNYVYQYGHKLNCDLMREATKYILGTHDFTSFKSTGSKVKSNIRTIYEARIVEDENKVIFYVTGDGFLYNMVRIIVGTLLEVGEEKITPLNVKTIVESKDRTKAGRVVPAKGLCLEKVMY; translated from the coding sequence ATGAAAAATGTTAAATTGACATTAGAATATGATGGTACTAACTATTGTGGATGGCAAAAGCAAAAGAATGTTGTTACTGTTCAAGAAGAGGTAGAGAAAATAATAGGTGAAATAACAGGAGAGAAAATTGATGTTATTGGTTGTAGCAGAACTGACTCTGGAGTTCACGCAAAAGCCTATACATGCAATTTTAAGACAAACACAGTTATACCGCCTGAGAAGTTTTATCTCGTACTAAATTCAGTATTGCCAGATGATATAGTAGCTCTCAATTCTGAGGAAGTACCAATGGATTTTCATTCACGTTTTGATAACAAAGGAAAAACTTATAGCTACACCATTTTAAATAGACTACAAAGAGCAGCTATTGACAGAAATTATGTTTATCAATATGGGCATAAATTAAATTGTGATCTTATGCGTGAGGCAACTAAATATATTTTGGGAACTCATGACTTCACATCATTTAAGAGCACGGGCAGTAAAGTTAAGTCTAATATTAGAACCATATATGAAGCCAGAATCGTAGAGGATGAGAATAAAGTAATTTTTTATGTTACGGGTGATGGTTTTTTGTACAATATGGTGAGAATAATAGTAGGAACACTTTTAGAAGTAGGAGAAGAAAAGATAACTCCTCTAAATGTGAAAACTATTGTAGAATCAAAGGATAGGACAAAAGCAGGAAGAGTCGTTCCAGCTAAGGGGTTATGTCTTGAAAAAGTTATGTATTAA
- a CDS encoding RNA-binding protein — MNENYLGKVVYSKAGRDKDGCFIIVGVIDDKYVYISDGDLRKVEKPKKKKLKHLSITDMVCEDVRAELKSNYPISNSAIRKFLESVCTSKEV, encoded by the coding sequence ATGAATGAAAATTATCTTGGTAAGGTAGTTTATTCAAAAGCCGGAAGAGATAAAGATGGTTGTTTTATAATTGTTGGAGTAATTGATGATAAATATGTATATATTTCTGATGGTGATTTGAGAAAAGTTGAAAAACCTAAGAAAAAAAAGCTGAAGCACCTTTCCATTACAGATATGGTTTGTGAGGATGTAAGAGCTGAGCTCAAATCCAATTATCCCATAAGTAATTCAGCCATCAGAAAATTTCTTGAGTCAGTATGTACCAGTAAGGAGGTTTGA
- a CDS encoding energy-coupling factor transporter transmembrane component T family protein produces the protein MIKDITIGQYIPGKSFIHKLDPRTKILLSLVYIVNLFLIDKFKGYIFITAFTLFIIFISGIKMKYIYKSLKPILLLIIFTGALNIFMTPGAAAPLFHWSFIHIYKEGLVLAAFMSIRLIFLIIGTSMLTYTTSPIELTDGIEKLLTPFSKIGLPAHEFAMMMTIALRFIPTLIDETDKIMKAQMARGADIDSGNIIKKAKSLIPILVPLFISSFRRADELAMAMESRCYRGGEGRTRMKQLKFTSRDCVAVFFSVVLVGVSVLSNYL, from the coding sequence ATGATTAAGGATATAACGATAGGACAGTATATACCTGGAAAATCATTCATTCATAAACTGGATCCTAGAACAAAAATTTTACTGTCTCTTGTTTATATAGTTAATTTGTTTTTAATAGATAAATTTAAAGGATATATTTTTATAACAGCTTTTACGCTTTTTATAATTTTTATATCTGGTATTAAAATGAAATATATCTATAAAAGCTTAAAGCCTATATTATTGCTTATAATATTTACTGGGGCATTAAATATCTTTATGACACCAGGAGCTGCGGCACCCTTATTTCATTGGAGCTTTATACATATATACAAGGAAGGGCTCGTTTTAGCAGCATTTATGTCTATAAGATTAATATTTCTCATAATAGGTACGTCTATGCTTACATACACGACCTCACCAATTGAGCTCACAGATGGAATTGAGAAATTGTTGACCCCATTTTCAAAAATAGGACTTCCAGCACATGAATTTGCAATGATGATGACAATAGCTCTCAGATTTATACCTACTTTAATAGATGAAACGGATAAAATAATGAAGGCACAAATGGCAAGAGGTGCAGACATTGATTCTGGAAACATAATAAAGAAAGCCAAAAGTCTTATACCTATACTTGTACCTTTATTTATAAGCTCATTTAGAAGAGCAGATGAGCTTGCAATGGCAATGGAATCAAGATGCTATAGAGGCGGAGAAGGAAGAACAAGAATGAAGCAGTTAAAATTTACCTCACGGGATTGTGTAGCAGTATTTTTCAGTGTAGTTTTAGTTGGAGTTTCAGTTTTAAGCAATTACTTATAA